The sequence below is a genomic window from Acropora palmata chromosome 5, jaAcrPala1.3, whole genome shotgun sequence.
ACGCAAAGTACTTTGATGGAGATTTGGAGCTTTATTCTATGGAAGGATATGGTACAGATGCTGTTATCTGGcttaaggtaaaaaaaaaaattgacttatTTGTTGCTTCTGAGATAAGCTTGCTTCAGTTGCTGTTCCACTGATGTAACAAACCCAATAGATGTGTTAGTATAGGAAATCGCACGACTTCGAGTGCAATTCGTGATTAATAGGTACGAGTGATTTTGAAAGTTCTCAAAGTTGCACGAGCCTTTAGGAgagtgcaatttgagaactgtcaaaatcacgaGTACCTATTATTCACGAATTGTCCGAGAAGGTCGTGCGATCTTTTATTCATAGTACATTAAACAAAATTACGAACTGTAAGAGAATGatgcaatttttcaatttacatgataGCATAGTCATCAAAATCACGCAAGAATTGTGGCAACTCGCAAGTTCGGTTTTGtgtgacactgaaaataatcTCACCTGTCTTAttcgtgttttcatgcatggttgAAGACGacgaaatttgtaaacaactctatttggtaaaaataaagccatGAAAATTGCGAAGCGACTGTCGGCCATTTTTTCGTTGACGTTTGCCACTTACGCGtcatttccatggaaacttaaTAGGTACTCCTACGGAGTACAATTTGGGATTAATGATTGTGGAGTGTACTATAAAATGACAAATGAGCGGGATCATAATTGCCATGGCCACAAGGAGCCGAAATGAAGCgtagattttgcaaaggggTTTAAAGAGCATCTTAAAAAGCATCTTATAGAAGTCGTTATAGGTTATGTGCAAACATCAAATGGCCTAGCTGTTATTATAGTCTTTCTAATAAGAGGCCTTTCTTGAAGTTGCGTCTTGGCGAGATCGGACACCTTTGCTTTTGATGAACTGATCATTGATGAATGTTATGTACAGTAGGTACTATTTTTGTTAAGTGCAGTTTGAATTGTATAGAATAAAAAAGGAACATTTTACTGCCTCTTGCAGCTTATTTAACCAGATCattgtgaaataataaaacttGCAGATGTCATTCAAGTTATGCATGGTCACCATGGAATCACATCAGTTCATTTATATACAGGTATGGACACTCACTTAATAGAATTAATAAAAAGTATACATCtatatttttgtaatttagGCGTTGTCGGAGGAAGCAAGTGAAGTTTTGCCACTGTACAACCGAAGGACACCGAAAACTTATGAAGAGGTGCGACTCGCTGCTCAACATTGTCGAGACTGGAGCTCCTCTAAATTTTATGGCCATGGACATAAATTCCTTTCAACATTGCATGGTAAAATGAGGGTGTAAaagatgaaagaaataaagccAACAAACTTCTGTGTTATTGTTAGTAGCTTTACAAAGGGGCGAAGACATTTTTCATACCTATCGTTAATAAAGCGTTCAAAGGCCTAGTTGCAGCGGTAGGACAGTTTTTGGTGGAAAATATGTCAATGCGTCGTGAGAGGCAAATGAGAGACTTGTTTGATTCAGCCAACGTAGTAGTGATCAAGGAGATAAGAAGCAAAGCCACCATTGGATGATACCTTTTCTTCCGCAGAATacaaaaataccaaaattcACAAGATAGCCCTTGGGATTTATTCACGAAAGTGAAGTTTCACTTCGATCTGCTAAACATTTTTGACAATATGGGAGTTCATTATTTCGCCTGCTCCATTCGCCATCTCGACCAGCTGTTCAGATggatttggtaaatatttcGCTTCTCATTCGGGTGCTCGTAATCAAACCAGTATTTACTCGTCGAAGCAAGGAGGTGATATCGCACTGTTTGGAAAGTTATTCTTCTATTGGCTCATCTTTAATATCTTAGCCACTTCTATCATTACGTAATTTCAAGAACATCTGAAAAACTGGCAAATTTAAGCACCTTGAAAAGCGACCCGATAACATCAATTaataaattgaagaaatgatccttacacttactggacaatctCAGCCATTGTCTCTTACGTGCACCTATGCTCACACCTGAGTGGcgtcatagctcagttggtgagAGCACTGCACCGCCAACGCAGAGATCATGGGTTCGAATTCCATTTAagacacccccccccccccccaaaaaaaaaaaaaatatctggtTCACTTACCGTATTttctcgaataagcgccgcatatgggacaaaaaagttaataagcgccgCTCTCGAATAAGCACCGCACCCTCGATGCTCTGACCGCTGATATTTACGTtctcgttatcatgaaactctccGGTTTTTTTCACCGCGTGAATTTTTCTCGTAATTCgagatttactatcagtttagtatcagtccataggaaaattaacagatagaaagtgtaccgttgaataaaaatatagaaaaagtaaattggtgtggtacaatgtttaaatacgcgccgcacttgtggcgcgaaaaattatgtaagcgccgcggcgcttacTCGAGTAAATACTGTATGAGGCAATCGCTGAGCTCCCAGCTTGTTGCATTCCTTTTTTTGCACTAGCAATTGCATTTCATCAATCTTGTCCCTTGGGCTGCTTGAAGGTCTCTCGTTTTTGTGCCCCTGCCACATTCGATGTGGTTGTAGTCATGTTATGTTGTGTTATGAACTGCAGCAGAGGGTTGTGCTAGAGgtcataccttgattgaaagtAGTGATCAAATCAAAGTAGTGGTCAagtcacttttcaccagcctACCACTTCAACCTGCCCTTGATtttactaagaccgccatcaacaaattaCACttccaaccaccattacccacagacgaccttatcgACCTACTGttcctttgtctgacctcaacctactttcagtACAatggtaaacactacaagcaactacacggaacagctatgggctCACCAGTTTCCGTTGTTGTAGCTGAAATAGTCACGCAAAAACATCTAGGAACAGGCCtcagcaacttacagtgaaacactccctctctgacAACGTTTCGTTGACCAtgcgatcactgctgtacacaaaaacaaaatcgataaattccacgaacacttaaACAAACACAATACGAGCATCCAGtctactaaggagatcgaggagaacggtaagataccttttcTCGATTggttggtaacacgcgaaaataACACCCTAAGAACCACTGTTTgtaggaaaccaacacacactgacagactacttaaCCAAACGTcttacaatcctacttcacacaaagcgaccacggtacgaaccttgaagAGAAGAGCTCAAGTTGTCTGCGACTCAGatgacagtttgactgacgaaatcaaacactgtttttattaagaacaagtaaaaaacagatttcatcgaatgCAATAGTTACATCAGAGCGAAcgcgacagctctaacaactcatacaccactacagccactataccttacatACGAGggacctccgaaaccatatagcacgcatactacgACTTTACAACATCCGAGTTTCACATAAACCCAtgttcactttacgacgcttactcactaaTGTAAGGGCAAACCTGAAGACAGActaggagcagtttataagatcaaatactccgactgccaggccacttgtATCGGtaagaccggcagaaacttaacccaGCGACTAAACGCTAAGCCAcactatcgactgggactttgctacgtgtttaacctacactatcgactactatcaacgaattacactcgaactTGGAACAAATCGTTGTCAATCTCTTCCTGCACcgtacaaacgtttactcaaatGATCAGGAAAGTGTGGTGTTTCGTTGCGGTCAAAATATCCAGTTATCGAAATGTTATTCCAAAAGCCAAAAATTAGTCCAGATGTATAAAATTTGATGCCGAAAATTAGAACTTAGAGATTCAGACCGCAAAAAAGATATGTAAATCGAGTTCCAGtttatttgataaaataatctGTGATGAGATTTTCGATGGGAAAAGTCGAAAGTTTTCTATGACGTCACGaattatacaaaaaaaagggtcgagtccaaaaaaaattgaagtcgAGATTGCGAGAGGACGCTGACCAGTTGCCAATTTCAGTCTGTGGATTTATTTCCTGAGGACCGTAACCTTAGGGCGGTGTCACAGCGTTTTGTGTTCCCCCGTGTTATCTGTTCCCCCGAACACTGGGCACTAGTGCTGTGTGTTCCCCCATCCCCTCCCTATAGTTTAACTCAGTGCTACGTGTTCCCTCTGAGAAACTGACTTAAAAAGTAAACCAAcgcaaaaagaaatatgaaaataaaggGACATAATCACGGcagaatttattatttgtgaAGTTTTATTCTTCACCTTTAGAAAAAAGGTAAGGTTCGAGCGTAATACCTGCTTCTTTGACTACATTTAGTATTAATTGAGAAGTTCATCGATAGTTTGAATTTCCCTGTTGGGTAGACGAGTACgaaggcaaaagaaaagagacctctgctagcagggaaAAGTTAAATAAGAATGTGGGAAGCTTTACCTTTAGTTGggaattaattattaaagaaaatttgttaCGTGGTTTAATTTCAAGGCCTTATTTGGATATTGTTGCTGGAGTCAGACAGGAACGGGAGCTCTTTCGAAGTTATATGTGATAGAACTGAACcgttctgttattgttatgtgcAGCAGCTAAAATAGATCGCTAAAAAACGTGTACTGTTACTAAACTAGAATATGAAAATGTTGAGGAAATGAATTAAGGGttacaaacttgaaaactcaacgttttttgtttcacatcTCAAGCTTCATAAAATATTTGTGTCAGATGTCTGAGGTATAACTTATAAAAATCTAGTTTGTCTCAACACATTTTACGATTGCTTGCTAAAAGTTGTATCTTTTATCAAGTAAAAAGGTAGTCAAAAATTTGAACACTTCCAGCTGACCAATTTGTTCTGAAACACTTTGTTGGGGATGTTTTCACAACTTGCATGAAACCATTGCCTGCATTTGTCACAAGGTGCCATTTTTTCATCACCTGGAAAGTGTGGCATTCTGCAGCTGCAGTAGATGGGAAGCAATATGGTGGTCTCTTTGCCATTACAAGGctccagattggtctcctttaggggtcacaaaaagcttgagccacgcccagatggtctcctttaggggttaaattcaaaatttccgacgagcatccccttCTGTTCCATATTGGAGTCCCCCCCGGGTGGGGGATTAGGTTgtgaaatttgcaaattttgtcTTCCATTTCCCAATTCTCGCACCCTTCACCCTCcttcaagaaagaaattcatACGTGAGCACAAAAACAAGACAGAGGCTTATAATTTATAGacttaaggcctggctaaactaggaaacattgttgcggatgcaaatgtttcccagtttagccccacgggaaacatgtgttgcggaaacaaattttgctgctcggaaaacGAAAACTGTTCTTGCCTGGAGtcaacaacatttttgcttcccggacacatatgtttcccagtttagccaccccaggaaacataacaagaaatattgtttccgcaacaatgtttcctagtttagccaggcctttacaagtgataattttttccaatttactTTTTACGGTAATCAGAAGTTCTGGTTTACATATATGAACATAACATATTTAAATACCTTAATTTCAAGagtcattttaaaacaaattaagcgaaaaattaataaatgtaCAAGAATACTATATGTGTAATGTATaagacaacaataaaaatgctGTAGCTTCATTACCATAGAAATCGTGTCTTTATAATACTCTGGCCAGTGGTATCTTTCGCGGATCTTTTTTATCGTGTTGTCTCTCCCGACATGCATGGCACTCCAGGAACaccctctttttctcctgtTCACCTTTAATGACAAGGAGTTTCTTGCCCTTTCCAACAAACCAAAGTATAGGCCTTACTTCACCGACGCTTGAATCATCCTTGTTGGCTGGCGTTATTTCTACAGAATACTTTTTAGCCGTCCTGCGTAGAACGTATTTATCGACTTTTTTACACTCGGAAGGATATTCCTTGTGTAAAATATAATTGACTATATTGTCATAAAGagattcattcattttgtacaattgttaaaacaaagaaatcgaACAACAAGCAAGTAATGCGTGAAAACAGGATTAAATTTCCCGGGAAATTTTATTCTCTAAGGCTGGGGAACACGTAGCACTGAGTTAAGCTATAGGGAGGGGATGGGGGAACACACAGCACTAGTGCCCAGTGTTCGGGGGAACAGATAACACGGGGGAACACAAAACGCTGTGACAGCGGATACAACAAATATAAACAGGGTAGCCAATAGCTTAATGGAAAATGTATTGTTAATGATCCGCTCCGTGGatcaaaaaagcaaaattcgTCACTATTTTCCTTCCTCAATGTTCCAGAGTACAACAACTTGTCTCCAACAGAAGTTGCTAATTCCACCAACCATGCATTACTGGAGCCACTTCAACCTGACGAGACCATCAAGAGCGATAGTACGGCCCTACAATTGCCCGAAGAAGAGAACTCCGAGTTCCTAGAGGTGTCCGTGCAAAGAGTGTACAACAACCTGCTTCACCTGAATAAGCATAAAGCTCCTGGCCCGGATGGTCTTTCCAACTGGGTGTAAAGGGGTACGCCGAAATCCTGGTTACTCCAGTTCAAAGCATCCTGAACGCCTCATACAGTGAGCAAAAACTACCCTCATGTGGAAAATTGCAGATATCACCCCCCTGCCCAAGGTGAAGCAAGTCACCGACCCAAAGAAGGAACTGCGTCCAATCTCTCTCACGTCTACCCTCTCCAAAATATCTGaggacttttttctttctgattACATAAAACCTGCGCTAGAGAACCTAGTTGACTCCAACCAGTTTGGTACCATATCTGGTTCTTCAACCGTACTAGCACTCATTAGTATGATTCATAAGTGGCTCGAAGCAACGGATGGTAACAGTGCTTCTGTGCGTGTCCTCCTCTATGATTATGGAAAGGCCTTTGACCTCATAGACCACAAGATTTTGGTCAACAAACTAAAGCAGGTCAATATTCCTGATAGTGTAATCAACTGGGTTATTGACTTCCCTTCAGGAAGATCTCGCAGAGTCAAACTTGGAAAGGACTGCTTTTCAGAGTGGGGCACAGTGCCGTCTGAGTGCCACAGGGGACAAAGTTGGGTCCCTGGCGTTTTCTTTTGCTGATCAATGACTTGACTGTCCCAAGTATCTTCAACATGTGTAAATACGTTGGTGATACTACGGTATCAGAGAGCATACCTAAAGGCCAACAGAGCAAGCTACAAGAAGCAGTAGATGCAATCTACGATTGGTCCAAGGAAAATTTATTCCAACTTAATGGCGAGAAGACTAAAAGTTAGTTGTATCCTTCAGTCATGATCCCCCGCAGCTCCCATAGGGTTTGCATAGACGAAACTCCTATCAAAACCATACAGAGCACCAAGCTACTCGGCTTGACAATCAATGATACACTAACGTGGAACCGTGGCCATATAGAAGAACTTGTTAAGAGAGCGTCTAAGAAAGTGTACATTCTTCAAAGAAAGTGTACTTTCTAATTAACCTTAAGCGTGCGCAAGTTCCTACTTCAGATCTTGTAACATATTTTTGAGCACGTATTAGGTCTTCACTAGATTACTCTTGTCCTGTTTTCCATTACAGTTTAACAAATTATCTACAACTCGAGCTCGAAAGTGTGCAGAGGATGGCCCTGTCATGCATTTTTCCCAGGCTGCACTAGTCGGACGCCCTTCAGTTAGCAGGGCTTGAGTCCATCAGGGCCCACCTGGAAAATTTAGTAATCCACGTAGTAAGATTACCAGCCTCCTGCCACCATTAATTTCTATCTCATATGAGCTGAAGGCAGAGGAGGTTT
It includes:
- the LOC141882316 gene encoding uncharacterized protein LOC141882316 → MWKIADITPLPKVKQVTDPKKELRPISLTSTLSKISEDFFLSDYIKPALENLVDSNQFGTISGSSTVLALISMIHKWLEATDGNSASVRVLLYDYGKAFDLIDHKILVNKLKQVNIPDSVINWVIDFPSGRSRRVKLGKDCFSEWGTVPSECHRGQSWVPGVFFC